Sequence from the Myxococcales bacterium genome:
ACAATAGTGATTATTGTGCTTATTAGCATGATATCTATTGTTATTCTTTACACTATAGTTGACATATTAGGGTTATTACCTATCGGTAATTAACTATATATAATATATATTTAACGATTTTTCACGATTATTACCGATTATAACGGTTTGTTAGGGGCAACAAAAACCACTCGATTCAAGAACTACCTTTTTTTGGTTTCTTATAATCACGGAATCAAGAGTCCTAGGGCGCGAAAACCCCTGTGGGGCAAATCCGCAATCGTTGCCGCGCTGGCGGCGGGCGGACCGTTCGGGTAAGATTCGGTTGTCGCTGGCGGCGCTGCTGGCGGGCGGGATGATCGCGGGGAGCTTCTTGCTGCTGACGGCCCGGAGCGGCCGGGCGATGGGCGACGACGAGGAAGTGCTGGTGTACAAGCCGTATTGGGCGCATTTGAATCAGATCGGGGCGCCGGTGCGCCTGACCGACGCCGACGGCGCTGTGGTCTGGGCGGCGGAGTACGAACCCTTCGGCAAGACGGTGGCGCTCGACGAGGATCCCGACGGCGACGACGAAGCCGTCACCATGAACTTCCGCTTCCCCGGCCAGTATTACGACGCCGAAACCAGCCTGCACTACAATTGGCATCGCTATTACGATCCGACTGCGGGGAGGTATTTGCAGGCGGAGAGTGGGATGATTTTTAAAATTCCATTAAAAAGCACTTTGAGAAGAGAGTTATCTTATACATATACCGTCAATAATCCCTTGGTGTATTATGATCTAAATGGATTCTGGTATATTGATGTTAATGTTTCCGCTGGAGGCATCACAGGGGGCGTCATGTTTGATGGTAATGGAATGACACCATATGTAGGGGGCTATTTTCCTATTCCCTTTTCAATTTCTAATATTTTACCTTCAGCCTCCGTTTCTTTCTCACCTAACAATGTATCATCTGGGTGGGCAGTGGCAGTTGTTGGCTTTTTACCATTATTTTATGATGTTGGCCCCGGCGGATCGGTCGGTTACAGTGATAGTTTCTTTTTCGAATATGGCATCGGGACACCGGGTAGTTATTCACCGCAGGTATACTGGGCATATCCAACAACAAAGAGGTGTGATATTATATGATAAGGATTGAATAATGGATAAAGCAAACCTATTCTCCATAATATTTATGAGCATAATCATTATTTCCGGATGGTTATGGCGAAAAAGACTGGCGGCATCTTTACAATATAGGAGCAAATTATATGGATATGTGAAACCAATAGAATGGTTTCAATCACAGGCAGATCGAATGTGGATGGCATTTACAATATTATGGCTTATAATTGTAATATATCAATTTATATCTTTTATATTTAAATGATTTTAATCTGATTTCCAGTGACATCTGTGACCTAGAAAGTCAAAAAACCCCATATTTTCTTTTTTCATCTTTTTCATTGGCATTTACACCCAGTTACACTTTTTTTACGACTTGTTTTGGATAAACTCAAATGGACAACCGAATGGTATTGGCGACGACGAGGAAGTGCTGGTGTACAAGCCGTATTGGGCTCATTTGAATCAGATCGGGGCGCCGGTGCATCGCTTCTCCGGCCGGGGCCATGTCTAAGCTTCGCGCTTCTTCCTTGGTTTTTTCGGTTTCGGGGTCGGCAGCGCGGCGGCGGTGAGGCGCACGAGTTCGCACAGCCGGTCGCTGTCGTCGATCTCATCGGCGTCGATCAGCATCGACGGCTTGGCGCCCGGATAGGCCTCGCCTTCCTGGTAGCGCCCGCCGACGAACGCCTGGCCGGCCGGGGTGATCTTGACGAAGAGTTGATCGTCGCACACCAGCGCCACGACCTTCTCGCCCACGTACAGTGCATATTCGCCGAACATCTTGCGGGTGCGGATGCCGGGCAAGGCGCCGAGTTGGTCCAACAAGTAGTCGATCGTGCTTTGACTGGTCGCCATCATCATCTCCCCGAATCAGACCCGGCAGCCGACCGCCGCGGTCAGGTAGCCCTGATCCTCCTCGTCGAGCGCGCCGCTCTGATCGAAGTCCGCGCCGTCGCACCATTCGTTGTCCGGCGTGCAGGCGACCCCCGAGTATTCGTCCCAGGCGGCCGCGAACAAGTCCTGATCGGCGGTGTCGACCGTGCCGCTGCCGTCCAGATCGGCGGGCGCGCAACCCATGGCCGCCCACGTGCAGTCCAGCGTTTGCGGCGCCATTTCACACAACGGCGCCTCGAACCACAGCGAAAATCCGCCGAACCCGACGTGGCGCGGGTTTTCCGTCGGCTGCCATTGCTCGTCCGGACCGATGCATTCGTAGCCGTCGCCCGCGCGCCGTACCGGATAGGTCGTGCCGAACCGGTCCCGGTAGCGCTGCACGCGCCACGGCGCCCGCTCGGTGATCGCCGTCAGCTTGGCCTCCACCGCCGCCGCGATCTGCTCGTCGGTCAACAGAGCCCAGTCCGTGGTGTCGGCCATGTCCAGTTGCTGTTCGAGCACCGCCGTCGCCTCGTCGCCGCTCGCGAACCCGGCGAAATCCTCCAGCGGCCAATCGAGGTCGAACATCCGCGCGTAGGCGGCCGCCTTGTAAAGCATCTCCTCGGCGGAAGCGGTCAGCCCGGCGATCGTCCCCGCGCCCTTTTCCGCGTCGGCCGCGGCGGCGGCGAACGGGTCGCGCGCCAGTTCGTAGACCAGGTGCGCCAGGATTTTTTGCATTTCGATCATGTTGCGCAGGTTGCGGCGGGTTGCGGTAAACAACTGCTGGTCGCCGGTGAAGCGCGCGTAGTAGGACAGCACCACCGAACCCAGCTCCAGTTCCTGGAAATCGTCCATCATGCCGCCGAGCAAATCCGCCCACACCCCCGGCACGAGCAGGCCGACGACCTCGGCCAGGTCGTACCAGGGAACGCCGAACACCTCCAGCGACAGGATATCGCCCCAGCCCAGGCCGATGAACGCGTCGTCGACCGTCTTGCATTGAATGACCGGCGCGGTCAACGGCACGCCGATCAAGTCGAACACGTACTGCAGGGCGGTGGTTTCGATCGCGCCCGGCAGCGGCAGTTGCGGCACCGGCCAGCTCAGGCCGTCGGTCGAGATCGCCTGCGCCACGTAGGCCATCTGGCAGGCCGACAGGCTGCCCAGGTCCTGCCATTCCACCTCGCCGTCGGGGTTCATCGCGCCGGCGACGGTCAGCGTGTCGTAGTCGTGCCATTCGTCGACGGTCATCAGGCGGTTGTCGTTGGCGACGATGCTGTCGCCGGTGCGGTGCGCGGCCTCGACGGCGTCGTGCGCGGCCTGCGCCAAATCGGCGGGCAGATCCGCCGTCGCCTCGGCTTCCATCGCGGCCAGGAAGCCCAGCGCGTAATCGGTGAAATTATCGCGCGAATTGTGGTTGCCCCAGATCGCGCCTTCCCAGGTTCCCAGTTGCGAGATCATGAACGACGAACAGCAGTCCGATTGCCGCAGAAACGGCGGATCGTGATCCAGTTCGTCGAACACGTAGGTCACGGCGAAGCTGCCCACGTCGTAAATCGCCCGGAAATTAAACAGGTATTCCGCGGGATCCTCGCGGTAGGTGAATTTCACGCCGTCGAAAAAGGTGGCGAGGATTTCCTGCTCCAATTCGTCGGGATAGGTGACCGGCGGGGTGACCGGCGCGCCGTCCTTCAGGCGGGTGATCGTGCCGCCGGTTCCGTCCATGGTGCGCGTCCAGGCCGCGAATGCCTCGCGGGTGGTCAGGCCCGGGTGGCCGGACACGGCCTCGTTGAAGGCCATGCCCTCGAACTGGCGGATCAACGACAATTCGAGCTCGCGACCGCCGAGCACCTGGTACAACTTCCACGAGGAAAAAGCGGTTTTGCCGAACGGATTGTTGTCGTCCGGCCCCGGCACCACCTCGAACTCGTCGCCGTCGCGGGCGATCGCCACGCTGCCGAACGCATTGGCGAAAACCGCATCGCCCGAAAACGAGAAGCGGTTCATGCTGGTCAGGGCGCGCAGCGACCGTTCGCGGTAAAAGAGCCGAAAGGCGTCGGCCTTGGCGTTGGGGTTGGGTTCGGGCGTCGGCTCGTAGGTGTCGTTGTCGTCGTTATCATCGTTGTCGTTGTCGTCGTCGTTGTCGTCGTCATTATCGTCGTCATTATCGTCGTCGTTGTCGTCGTTGTCGTCGTCATCGTCGTCGCCGGTCTGATCGTCATCGGCGGGCAGGGAATCGTCGTCCGCCCGCGTCGCGTCATCCGCGTCGTCGCCTTCGTTGCCGCAGGCGACCGGCAGGAGCAACAGCAGCAACAGTAAACAACCAATGCTCGTTTTCGACAGCAACGACATTTCCCCTCCCTTGACCATCGAACGGACGGATCGCGTTTTTTATTGCCTCACGAACGGGTTCTATATTACCGGTTCATCCGGCGGATTGCGACCGCTTGCCCGAAATCTTTTCCGTGGACCGCGATCCAGTAACCGGCCACCGTCGTCCACAGCCAAAGCAGTTGCGGCAACAGGGTGAGCGGTTCGCCGGCGAGCCACAGCAGCGTCGGGTTCCACCAATAACCCGTGACGTAGATCCAGCCGGCGCAAAGAACACTGGATGATTCCACCAAAAAGGCCGTAAGTTGTCCCCAGACGATCAGCACCGCCGGCGCGGCCCACCGAAAACGCCGCGGCGCGAACGGCGGATAAAACCATCGCAGTAGCCGAAATCCGGTCAGTAAAATCCCGCCGTCCCAGAAGAGATGCGCCGTCAGGAACGCCAGATAGTGGACCGGCAATTCGAGCCGCCAAACGATGATCGGTAGGCCGGAGTGTTGGCTCAGCACAAAGACGGGGATTTCCCAGCAGGCGCCCAAAACGACCCCGAGCCAAAAAATCCGCCAATCGAACCGATCGATCCGGCCCCGACGCCGAAGCCACAGGAGAACCGGCGGGCCGCCGAAGCCGACCGCCAGATCGAGCCAATAGAAACCGCTCGCGAGCAGTTCCGGCATTCGGTTTGTCCTGGGCTGGGTTGCGCTAATAATCTAACGCCGAACGGCCGCGCCGGGAAACCCGGCCTGAATCGGCGATTGACGCCTCCGGCGGTTTCCGCTCCAATTCAAGGAACCCATTCTAACCGGAGAATTCCATGCGTTCGATCTTCCGTTTGGCGACGGTTTTCTTTTTGCTCTGTCTGGGCATGCTCGGCGCGGCCTGCGACCAAAGCGACGACCCCGGATCAGGTCCGGGGCAGGCTCAAGATGATGACGATTCCGCCGCCGGCGACGACGACGACGACAACGATGACGACAACGACGACGACAACGACAATGACGACGACAACGATACCTTCCCCGCCATCACCGCCGTCGAACCCCTGAAGTGGAAGCGCTACTCCTGCCCGGCCGAATCGCGGGAAGGGATCACGGTCGTCACCGGCAACTTCAACATCCACGGCGGCCAGGAAGGTTCGCCGGAGGAGATCGGTCAGGCGCTGGCGGCGCACGGGCCCTTCGACGTCTTTTCGCTGCAGGAATGCCCCGAGGAATACGCGGCGCCGATCGCGGCGGAATTGGGCATGTACTATTTCTACGGCGAAGACCAATCGCTGATGACGGCCACGCCGTTGATCGATCCCCAGCTCCATCACTACGAAGTCTCGGGCCTCGGGCGCTTTTTGCACGCCAACGTCGAAATCGACGGGCACGAAATCTCGGTGTACGGCGTGCACGTCGACTGGAACGAAACCGGCGATTCGCAAAACCGCGAACTGGTCGACAATTACCTGTCGGTCGATCCGGTCGAGCGAATCGTCCTGATGGGCGACTGGAACGAGGAGCTGGGCTCGACCCAGGCCCGGATTCTGGACGAGCAGGTCGCCGACGCCTGGGCATCGCTCGGCGTCTGCCCCTCGTGTCGCACCACCTGGCCGGCGATGATGTTCTACGGCGCGGAAGGCCAGCAACTGATCGACAACACCTATTTCAACAAGTCGTCCGGCGGCTGCACGGTGACCGGCGAAATCATGCACCTGACGCCGAACCGCTCCGACCACAAGCCGCAGACCACGACCGTCTTTTTCCCGGAAACGACCGGCTTCGTGCCGCCGATTCTGCTCGACGTGGTGTACGGCTTCGGTCCCGAATCGATCGGCCTGTTGTTCGACAAACCGCTCGCCGACCTCGACGCGGCGCTGCTCGACGGCGAGACGGAACTCGAACTGGCCGCTACCGAAATCATCGGCGACGGCACGCTGGCGCTGGTCAGCGCCGCCGCGGCCCTGCCGACCGGGGTCGAACTGACCGCCCGCGTCGCTTCCGCCACCGACGTCGACGGCGCCCAGACGGCTGCGACCCTGGAAATCACCTTTCCGTTTTACGAAAACCTGCTGGCCAACCCCGGCGCGGAACTGGGCGAGACCGGGTGGGAATTCGACGGCATGGAGCAAGCCGCCGAGTTCAATCACGTCCTGCCTTTGACGGGCGACAGCTATTTCTCCGGCTCGCCGGTCACCCTGCGCGGCTACGCGACGCAGCTCGTGCCGTTGGATGAATACGCCGCGCTGATCGACGCCGGTTACGGCCGGTTGGCTTTCGGCGGCGCCTCGGCCACCGGCTACCGCGTCGCGGAAGGCGGCACGTCGAACATCCTGTACCCTCACGACGAAAGCGAAGGGGTCGTGGAACTGCTGAGCGCCCAGGGCAAGCTGCTCAAACACGTGGCCGGCGGCCGCTACGACGAAATGTTCTGGCAACCCTGGCGGGTCGTCGACGACATCCCGCCCGGCACCCGCTACGCCCAGGTCAAATTGCGGGCCATCGCCGGCGAGGAACCGTGGGAATTCAATTCGGCCGCGTTCGATGCCCTGAACCTGTCGGTCGTCACGCTGGAGGAACCGCACGGGCTGCTCGGCGGCAACCTGGTGGCCAACCCGCTGTTCGAGTCCGGCCGGGAAAATTGGGACATCCCCGGCGGCTACCTCCTGGCGAAGGACCATTTCATTCCGATCCGCTCCAACATCAACGTGAACACGGCCACCGGCGACTGGTGGCTCGGCGCCTTGCTCGTCACGCCGGGAGCGACGAGCGTTTCGCAGGTGATTTCGCTGGCCGCTTACGCGGATTCGATCGCCGCCGGCGAGCTGGCCTTGCTGTGGGGCGCCTACCTGCGCACCTGGAACCCGCAATCGCACGCCGATCTGCAAATCACCTTCTTGGACGACGCCGGCAACGACCTGCAGAGCGACGCGCTGGGGCCGATCAACATCCCGGAATGGTTCCGCTACGAGAAGACCACCGTCGTGCCGGCCGGCGCGGTCGCCGTGCGCTACGAATGGATCGCGACGGCCGAACAACTGTTGATCGGAGTCGCGTCCTTCTTCGACGCGCCGTTCGTCTACCCGGTGCAAGCGAACTGAGGCCGCCGCCGTCCGGCGGCGGAACAGGAACAGCGATGGGCGAGTATTTGCTCGGTTTCGATATCGGCGGCACCAAGTGCGCGGTCGTGCTCGGCCGCCCGGACGGCGAAGCCGTGACGATCCTGGCGCGCGCGGCTTTCGCCAACGAGGGCCGGACCGCGCCCGGTGATATTCTGCCGCGGTTAATCGGCGAGGCGCGGGCGATCTGCGCCGCGCGGGGAATCGCGCCGGCCGACGTCCACTCGCTCGGTATCAGTTGCGGCGGGCCGCTCGACAGCCGGCGCGGCGTGATCCTGGGGCCGCCCAATCTGCCTGGCTGGGACCGCGTGCCGATCGTCGACGAATGCCGCGCGGCGCTGGGTATTCCGGTCCGGTTGCAGAACGACGCCAACGCCGGGGCGCTCGCCGAATGGCACTGGGGCGCCGGCCGCGGCTGCCGGCACCTGATTTTTCTGACCTTCGGCACGGGAATGGGCGCCGGTCTGATTCTCGACGGCCGGTTGTATGCCGGCGCGAGCGACCTCGCCGGCGAGGTGGGTCACATCCGGTTGGCGGAAGACGGACCGGTCGGTTACGGCAAGGCCGGTTCGTTCGAGGGCTTCTGCAGCGGCGGCGGCCTGGCCGCGGCCGGACGAGCGTTTTCTCGCCGCCTCGCTGTGGAGGCGACACCGCCGACCGCGCAATCGATCGCGGAAGCGGCGGCGGCGGGCGACGCCGCGGCGCGCGAGATCATCGCCGCCAGCGCGCGCTACCTGGGCCGCGGTCTGGCGATGCTCGTCGACCTCCTCAATCCCGAACGCATCGTCATCGGCGGCATCTTCGCCCGGCAACGCGACCTCTTCTGGCCGCTCGCCCAGGAAGTGCTCGCCGCCGAGGCGCTGCCGCTCGCCCGGCAATGCTGCGCGATCGTGCCGGCCCAGCTCGGCGAGGCGATCGGCGACTACGCCGCGCTCGCCGTCGCCCTGGTCGATCAATCCGTCCCCCTTCGCAGAACGAACGTGGCGATTTCCCAGGGCGCCAGCGCGGCTTCCAACCGGCCGCCGACCAGCGGCTCTTCCCGGTAGATCTCGTCCTCGCCCAGCGAAACGCGGTGCGCGCCCGTCAACGGGACGCCCGGATCGACGACCAGGCGCGCGCCGCGGCCCGACGCGTCGTAAGCGCGCAGCACGATCGCCGGCGAATCCTCGGCCGGTTTGAGCACGTCGCAGATCGCGTCTCCTTCGAGGCGCCACAACGAAAGCGGCGTTTGACGGTCGCCCGCGTGCGGCGGTTCCGCGCGCCACAACGGCGGCAGCGCGAACTCGCGCGCCCGGCGGGTCAGTTCGTCGAACGCGGGCCGGCCGCGCGTCGGCAGCAACGCGTAGTGAAATTCGTGTTCGCCCAGGTCCCAGGCATCGGCGGGCCGGCGATAGTCGCGATAGACCCGCAGCATGTCCCGCGGCCCGATCAGGCCGGGCCGATACGGCACGCCGCCGCTGGCGTATTCGCGCAGGATGAGCCAGTGCAGGTTGCCGAGCGCCAGTTCGAAGAGGTTGATGCCCAGTACGCCCAGCCGCACCGTCCGGCCCAGCGCCGCCAGGATTTGCCGCCAATGACGGCGCACGAATTTGCCGAACCCGCGCGGCCCGACCGACACCGAGCGCAGCAGCCCCAGCGCCAGCGACGCGCCGTCGAACACCGTCGAGGGAATCCCCCGATTGAGCACCGCCAACCCGGCGTCGGCCCCGAAAACGCCGGCCCAGCCCTGACTCGGCCAATGGCCGGGCGCGCGCGGCGTGGCGTGGTACGGCGTCTCGCAAACCAGCTCGCCGGAAAACGCCAGCGGCAGCCAGGCGAGGATGCGGCGATCGCGCCGGCGCAACGTCAGCCGCGTTTCCACTTCCAGCCGGCCGCGGCCGGGCAACAGCGCGTAACGCGTTTCGACCGTGGCGGCGGGATATTCGGCGCGCACCGCGACGACCGAGCGCAGCGGCCCCGACTCCAGTAAAACCGGTTGGCCCAACGGCGCGCCCAGTTCTTCCTCGCCGGTCAACGCCACCGTCCAGAGGTTGCCGAAATCCGCCAGCACCCGCACTCCGCCGGGACGCACATCGCCCGGGCGCAACAACTCGCGGCCCGTCGCGACGTCCGCCAGACCGCACAAGCCGCGCGCGTCGATGTCCGCCCGCAGCAGGCCGTCGGTCAACGTGAATCGGGGTTCTCGCCGGGACGGCGGCGGCGTTGGCGGCGCGGGCGTCGCCGACAGCTCGAGGCGCACGACGCCGAGCGCGGGCAGCTCGACCGCCGTCAGCAGGCCATCGGCGGTCGCTTGCGCCGGCAGCGGCCGTCCCGCCGAATCGACCGGCGTCGCGTCCCGCGCCACCTCCCATGGAATGGAAATCGTCGCCGACCGCGGCCAGGTCAGCGGATTGAAAACCAGCAGGCAATCCCGCGACGCGCCGGACGTATCCAGCCGCGCCGCGATCGTTTCCATGGCGCCAGCGAGACCGGCGGCGATCGTTTTTGCCGCCGCGGCGCCGCGCGCGAAGGCTTCGCGCATGGCCGGATCGATCGGCGTGCCGTTGATCGTATCGTGAAAATCGTTCTTGATCAGCTCGCGCCAGGCGTCGCCGATTTCCCGCGCCGGATACGCCGCGCCCGACAGCCAGGCCGCCGTCGCCAGCCGTTCCCACGCCAGGATGCGCTGTTCGAGGTCGCGCGCCAATTGTTTGATGCGGTGGCGCGATTCGTAGCCGCCGCTGTGCAGCGGATTCATTTCCGCGCGGCGCACCGGCAACTCGGCGCGGTGCGGTTCCAGCGCGGCGAAAAAGCGCGACGGCAGGGAAAATTCGAGCGGTGTCGTGCCGGGCGTCCGCCGCCAGCGACGCACGAAGTCAACCCACGATTCGGACGGCGCCAGGAAATCGAAGCCGAAGGGAATCAGATGAACCGGGGCGGCATTGTGCGGTTGCTCGTAGGCCAGCCGCGCCCGCACCTCGCGAAAGTGATAACGCACGTTCCAGAAACGGCTTTTGAAAAGCGGCGGCAGACCCGCGTACATCGCGACCAACCAGAACGACAGCACCGCCGAACCGTCGGGCGCTTCCCAAACGAAGGCGCACGGATTGCGCCGGTCGAACGGATCGAGCCCGCGGGTGAATAGGTAGTGCGGCATTCCGCTTTTCCGCAATAGCTGCGGCAGTTGCGGCGGATGACCGAAGGTGTCCAGGCCCCAACCGACCCGCGGGTACTGCCCGAGGTGATCGCGCCACCAGCGTTTGCCGTAAAGCAGGTTGCGCACCAGCGCCTCGCCGGTCGGCAGGTTGTGATCCGGCGCGGCCAGCCATGAGCCGACCGCTTCGACCCGCCCGGCGGCCGTGAATTCCCGCAAGCGCCGGAACGCCTCCGGATCCTCGCGCTGCAACGGCTGCACACTGAAGGCCTGATCGAGCACGTAGGTGAATTCCGGGTGACGCGCCAGCATGGCGACGACCTCGCGGTCGATCGCCAGCAGGTCCTTCGCGTAATCGCCCTCGGTTTTCCACCATTCGAGGTCGCTGTGATAATGGGGAATCGCGTGAACCGCCCGGAATTTCATTTTCGGCAACATCCGTCTGGTGGTCTTGAAACAGTGAAAATCACATCTCGCCCACGCGGCGATCAACAGCCGCAACCGCCGTCGTCGTCATCGTCGCCGGCCTTCCCGGCACTCGGGGAGTCGTTGTCGTCATTATCATCATTATCATCATTATCATCATTATCATCATTATCATCATTATCATCATTATTATCGTTATCATCATTGTCATCGTTATCATCGTCGTTGTCGTCATCGTCGTCGGGCGGCGTGACCGTTTCGTACTCCAGCGCCACCACGTCGTAAAATTCCAGGCTCGGCACGACCAGCGAGGTCTGTTCGTCGTTCGTTTCGAACGCCAGCGGAATTTCCCCGTCGAAATCCGGCGAAATCAGCGTCGCCGACAGCACGCCGCCGATCGGCACGGTCGCCGCGACGTCGGTCTGCGGCTCGATGTGCGTTCCGGGATAGTGGTGATTGATCAGGTGCAGCAAGGCGAATTGCGTTTCGGGGTCGTACCACAGCGTCGGCGCGATCTGGCGATCCGGCACGACCACCTCGCGCCGGCGCGGGTGCTCGGTCAGGCCGTGGTAGTAATCCGCGTGCACCTTGAACCAGTCGATCAGGTGAAAGACCGTGTCGTGCGTGCCGTTGGTGCGGATGTCCTGCAGGTAGTTCTTGAAATGGAACGCGTAAAACACGCCGCTGGCGTAAGCCTCGGCCGAATTGACGCGGATGTAGTCGATCTTCTGCTGTTCGGACAGGCCGCTGTACCATTCCATGCTGGTCGGCCAATCGAGAAAATAGATCAGCGGCGCGTCGCGGCCGAGCAGTTCGCGGCTCGCTTCGCGGCCCCGGCGGAACCAATCGACGAACGACCAGCGCAGCGGATACGGCGCCAGGATGAAGGTCATTTGGAAATCCACAAAGGGCGAAATGCCGTTGACGCACGAGTAGAGCGGCCGCCCGTACTCCGCGGCCAGATCTTGGATGCCGTCGGTGAGTTGTTCCAGGTAACGGCGCGTCGCGTGGCCGTGAAAATCGTTTTCGCTGTACATGGCGA
This genomic interval carries:
- a CDS encoding TfoX/Sxy family protein, yielding MATSQSTIDYLLDQLGALPGIRTRKMFGEYALYVGEKVVALVCDDQLFVKITPAGQAFVGGRYQEGEAYPGAKPSMLIDADEIDDSDRLCELVRLTAAALPTPKPKKPRKKREA
- a CDS encoding endonuclease/exonuclease/phosphatase family protein; this encodes MRSIFRLATVFFLLCLGMLGAACDQSDDPGSGPGQAQDDDDSAAGDDDDDNDDDNDDDNDNDDDNDTFPAITAVEPLKWKRYSCPAESREGITVVTGNFNIHGGQEGSPEEIGQALAAHGPFDVFSLQECPEEYAAPIAAELGMYYFYGEDQSLMTATPLIDPQLHHYEVSGLGRFLHANVEIDGHEISVYGVHVDWNETGDSQNRELVDNYLSVDPVERIVLMGDWNEELGSTQARILDEQVADAWASLGVCPSCRTTWPAMMFYGAEGQQLIDNTYFNKSSGGCTVTGEIMHLTPNRSDHKPQTTTVFFPETTGFVPPILLDVVYGFGPESIGLLFDKPLADLDAALLDGETELELAATEIIGDGTLALVSAAAALPTGVELTARVASATDVDGAQTAATLEITFPFYENLLANPGAELGETGWEFDGMEQAAEFNHVLPLTGDSYFSGSPVTLRGYATQLVPLDEYAALIDAGYGRLAFGGASATGYRVAEGGTSNILYPHDESEGVVELLSAQGKLLKHVAGGRYDEMFWQPWRVVDDIPPGTRYAQVKLRAIAGEEPWEFNSAAFDALNLSVVTLEEPHGLLGGNLVANPLFESGRENWDIPGGYLLAKDHFIPIRSNINVNTATGDWWLGALLVTPGATSVSQVISLAAYADSIAAGELALLWGAYLRTWNPQSHADLQITFLDDAGNDLQSDALGPINIPEWFRYEKTTVVPAGAVAVRYEWIATAEQLLIGVASFFDAPFVYPVQAN
- a CDS encoding ROK family protein, which produces MGEYLLGFDIGGTKCAVVLGRPDGEAVTILARAAFANEGRTAPGDILPRLIGEARAICAARGIAPADVHSLGISCGGPLDSRRGVILGPPNLPGWDRVPIVDECRAALGIPVRLQNDANAGALAEWHWGAGRGCRHLIFLTFGTGMGAGLILDGRLYAGASDLAGEVGHIRLAEDGPVGYGKAGSFEGFCSGGGLAAAGRAFSRRLAVEATPPTAQSIAEAAAAGDAAAREIIAASARYLGRGLAMLVDLLNPERIVIGGIFARQRDLFWPLAQEVLAAEALPLARQCCAIVPAQLGEAIGDYAALAVALVDQSVPLRRTNVAISQGASAASNRPPTSGSSR